Sequence from the Terriglobia bacterium genome:
TTTCCGTCAATGCGGTAAACGTTTACATTTCCGCTTTGGCCGTTGACTAGAAGAGTCCTTTGTACGTGTTCGGATTGAGCCAATGCGGTTCCAGTAAAGCATGCATAAACAAACGATATCGAAAACAACGTGCGCATAAGCATGGCAGCGGCCTTTCGTCGTTCAATCCTGATAACGCTAGCCGACATGCACACTCAAAACCACTGGCAGAAATACAAGATATCGGACGGCAGGGTGCCGCCACGACGAGATTGGTGCGAGGTGGCCTATTGTCTTGTTGTTTATTCGGAAGCGGCTACAAATGTGATACCCAGAAGTCGTCTCAGAAAGAAAAGGATCCTTTCAGATCAGTTTTGCGGATCGAAATATCCCTTCTTGAAGTAAGTCTGAACCTGCGCATTCCGAAGTGGAGTGGCGAGCTCGACCTTGACTTTGCGCCAGTGTCCATCGTGCTTTAGCTCAGATGGATGATATCCGAGGATATACTGACTGCGCATTTCGCGACTCAGGTCCGCGAAGGTCTTCGGCACCTTTGCGGCGTTATCGACGCTAATGGTGCGGCCACCTGTCACATCGGTGAGCCTGGTGAGCAATCGTTTGCCCAACTTTTCTTCGAGAGGCTTCATGAAAAGCAACGGCTCATCGAAGATGGCCACAGCGTAGACATCCGCGTTCGACTCCTCAACTTCTTTGACAACATGACTGCTGGAGAGGTGACTGTCATTCTCTCCGCCGTCAGAAACAATGACCAGTGCCCGCCGCGAATAACGTGAATTCTTCATTATTCTGAGGGTGAGGTCCACTGCGTCCATTAGGGACGTCCACCCGACCGGTTGCTCATTGCTGAGAGCAGCTTCAATTTCGTGGAGCGACTGACTTCCCCGGGCGATTACTTTTGGGTTTGTCGAAACGGCAACAACGTAATAATCGTCATCGGGATTAGCGTTGTTGAAAAACTGCCGTACCGATTCGCGCAAGGCGTCCATTTTTGGCTGCATGCTCCCGCTGAAATCGAGCACCAGGCCGATAGACATTGGGGCGTCTTCTTCGAAGAAATACTCAATACGCTGTGGCTGCTTCTCGTCGAATAACAGGAAGTCCTTGCCCTCAAGTCCCAGAATCGGTCGGTCGAGTTCATCTGTCACCGTCACTGGAACGAGAACCAGGTTAAC
This genomic interval carries:
- a CDS encoding VWA domain-containing protein is translated as MRSRAFLSSAVLTGLLSLIGSVLVLPPAVLAQGGPTVLMSAPEPLDPAVPVLRTDVNLVLVPVTVTDELDRPILGLEGKDFLLFDEKQPQRIEYFFEEDAPMSIGLVLDFSGSMQPKMDALRESVRQFFNNANPDDDYYVVAVSTNPKVIARGSQSLHEIEAALSNEQPVGWTSLMDAVDLTLRIMKNSRYSRRALVIVSDGGENDSHLSSSHVVKEVEESNADVYAVAIFDEPLLFMKPLEEKLGKRLLTRLTDVTGGRTISVDNAAKVPKTFADLSREMRSQYILGYHPSELKHDGHWRKVKVELATPLRNAQVQTYFKKGYFDPQN